Sequence from the Halobaculum rubrum genome:
GGCCGGCGGGCCGAGCGGTGGACGGACGGGTCGACGGTTCGGATCGACACGGAGATGCGGTCGCTCGCGCTCCGGAACCTGTTCGAGGTGGTCCTCGGCTACGCGCCGACGGCCGACGAGCTCGACGAACTCGCGGAGACGGCGCACGCACTGAACCTGTGGTTCGAGCCGACCTCGTGGGTACTCCCCGCGTGGGTCCCGACGCCGGCTCGGCGGTCGTTCCGCCGCGGCGTCGCACGGATGCGCGATCACGCGCGCTCGCTGCTGGCCGAGGGCGGCGACGAACCGGAAGAGGGGAGCCTGCTCGCCAAATTGGCGACGTTGCGCGACGACCCCGACTCGGGGGTCGACGAGGCCGAAGTGCTCGATCAGGTCGTCGGGATGGTGTTCGCGGGCCACGAGACGACGGCGCTGTCGCTGACGTTCGCGCTGCAGCTGCTCGGGGCCAACCCCGCGGTCGCCGAGCGTGTGTTCGACGAACTCGACGAAACGCTCGACGGCCCGCCGTCCGCGGCGGATCTGGAGGAACTGCCCGTCCTCGACCGCGTGATCCACGAGACGATGCGCCTGTACCCGCCGGTCCACGCGATCCCGCGCGTTACCGAAGCGCCGGTCACGCTCGACGCGCACACGATCCCCGCCGACGAGACGGTGTTGCTCAGCACGTGGTGTCTGCACCGCGACCCGCGGGAGTACGACGATCCCGAGACGTTTGCCCCGAGGCGGTGGGCGTCAACGACGCCCCGAGATCGGGGCTACTCGTTCGTCCCGTTCGGCGGTGGCCCGCGGATCTGCATCGGACGACACCTCGCGGAGCTGGAGTTGAAGGCGACGCTGGCGGAGGTGTGTCGACGGTATCGGATCGAGGCGACGGGATCGCTCGACGTCTCGCCGCAGATGACCACGCAGCCGGACGGGCCGGTGACGATCCGAGTCACCGACCGACGCCGTTGATCGCTATTCCGGGCGGGGCGGGGAGCAGCCCGAGTTCGCCTATCGAGTCGGCGCTCTCGGCTTCGAACCGCTCCCAGAGAGTCGGGGGCGGGATTCGACCCGCGGTCGTTCCAATCTGCGTCACTCCCTGATTCGAATCCCTTCCGGCGGCCGTTCACCTCGCTTCGCTCGGCAGAACAGCCGGGGGCGGGATTCGAACCCGCGAAGTCTCGATTACAAGTCGAGTGCATGCACCGCCCATGCTCCCCCGGCGCGTACTGGGGTGGTACTGTGTCCTCCGGTTAATCGGTATCGCTTCGATTCCCCCGAGCGGGCTTCTCGAGCTCGACCCGGTGGGGACGGTACCCGTGTCGCTCGTAGAACCGTCTCGCGTCCTCGTTGCCGGCCATCGCCTCCAGCGCGATCACGTCGACGCCGGCGTCGGCGAGCGCCGACTCCGCGGCCGCAAGCAGCCGTGACCCGACGCCGGCGCCGCGGTGTCGCTCGCGAACGAAGAGGTTGTACACGACCCCGCGGGTCACGTCGAGATCGTAGCGACCCGACTCGACGCCGAACGTCACGAACCCGACGATCGTCGGCGCCTCCGATCCCGACGAACTGCCAGTCGCGTCAGCGGCGTCCGGATCCGTCGCGTCCGAGGTTCCGGGCTTGGAGTCCGTGTCGTTCGGATCCGGAGCCCGAGCGACGACGAGCCCGTCGGTGACGACCGCGCGCGCGGCTGCGTCGGCCGCGTCGGGGCGGTTCTCCGCCGCGACGAGGTGTGTGCCGTACGACCGCTGCCCGTCCGCGAGGGCAACCCAGAGGTCGGCTACCGCATCGACGTCGTCCATCGTCCCGCGTTCGATCGTGACGCCGTCGTCTTCACACTCGCCGAGGGCGTTCTCGCCGGGTCCGCTCCCGCCCGGTCCGGTTCCTCCGCCGTCGAACCGAAGGCGGTCCCGGGCATCGGCGTCCGAGGGATCGGCAGGCATCCGATCGATCGGGACGGTCGCGTCGGGCTTGGCCCTTGTGCCCGTCCGTCGTTCATGTCGACTCGACGACGCTGAGATGCGGGTGAGAGAATGGTTAAGTGGGTCGGGCTACCTCTCGATTCGTGAGAAGGAATATCAATGGGCATTAGCGAAACGTACTCACGCGGCAGGGACCTCGTCACCTCTCGACCGTCGGTCCTCCTCGTCGTCGGCATCGTCGCGCTTCTGGCGCTGGATCTCGTCCGTCAGATCGCGGCGCCCGGGGGCCTTTCGATCGCTCAGCTCGCCGGGTTCCTGTGGGACGGGCTCGTGGTCGGGCTTTCGATCGGGCTGGCGGGCGTCGGGCTCTCGATGACGTACAGTATTCTGAACTTCGCGAACTTCGGCCACGGCGACTACGTCACCTCCGGTGCGTTCTCCGGCTGGGCGGTGACGTGGCTGTTCGCCGGCGCCGGACAGTTCGACGTCACGACGCTGCTGTTCATCGGGTCCGTCTCGACGAGGGACCTGGGCGTGTCGGCGTTCGCGACGCCGCTCGCGATCGTCGCGGGGCTGCTCGTCGCGGCGATCGCCACGATCGTGCTCTCGCTCGTTATCGATCGGCTGGTGTACAAGCCGATGCGCGACGAGGGCGGGATCTCGCTGCTCATCGCGTCGATCGGCGTCGCGCTGGCGCTGCGATACACGATCTACATCGTCTTCGGGCAGCGCACG
This genomic interval carries:
- a CDS encoding GNAT family N-acetyltransferase, with amino-acid sequence MPADPSDADARDRLRFDGGGTGPGGSGPGENALGECEDDGVTIERGTMDDVDAVADLWVALADGQRSYGTHLVAAENRPDAADAAARAVVTDGLVVARAPDPNDTDSKPGTSDATDPDAADATGSSSGSEAPTIVGFVTFGVESGRYDLDVTRGVVYNLFVRERHRGAGVGSRLLAAAESALADAGVDVIALEAMAGNEDARRFYERHGYRPHRVELEKPARGNRSDTD
- a CDS encoding cytochrome P450 — protein: MPERRDLPPSPPGIPVFGNAVQFVRDPFGFVRESARTTGDVFRMRFPGADVYVLAHPDHVETALLDRESFGKLDDFSIAFGDALLAVEGDRWRRQRHAMESFFDPTRIREHADTMVSLAGRRAERWTDGSTVRIDTEMRSLALRNLFEVVLGYAPTADELDELAETAHALNLWFEPTSWVLPAWVPTPARRSFRRGVARMRDHARSLLAEGGDEPEEGSLLAKLATLRDDPDSGVDEAEVLDQVVGMVFAGHETTALSLTFALQLLGANPAVAERVFDELDETLDGPPSAADLEELPVLDRVIHETMRLYPPVHAIPRVTEAPVTLDAHTIPADETVLLSTWCLHRDPREYDDPETFAPRRWASTTPRDRGYSFVPFGGGPRICIGRHLAELELKATLAEVCRRYRIEATGSLDVSPQMTTQPDGPVTIRVTDRRR
- a CDS encoding branched-chain amino acid ABC transporter permease, giving the protein MGISETYSRGRDLVTSRPSVLLVVGIVALLALDLVRQIAAPGGLSIAQLAGFLWDGLVVGLSIGLAGVGLSMTYSILNFANFGHGDYVTSGAFSGWAVTWLFAGAGQFDVTTLLFIGSVSTRDLGVSAFATPLAIVAGLLVAAIATIVLSLVIDRLVYKPMRDEGGISLLIASIGVALALRYTIYIVFGQRTRGLTDAQSVPDIAIAGGFEVGGHQLALVVIAAGLMLGVHLLLQTTKLGKAMRAMADNEDLARVTGIPTERVVRFTWIIGGGLAGAGGYLIALERGAMNFQFGWVLLLLIFAAVILGGIGSIYGAMFGGITIGIAQSISLVWLPSEFSTVAAFGVMIFVLLFKPDGLFSGVTTA